Below is a window of Mycolicibacterium rhodesiae NBB3 DNA.
GGAGAAACCGACACGCGCTCCGGACTTCACGACGGTCCCGGTGGCGGTGAGGAGGCCGCTGCTCAGGCGGACCGCCTTGAGATAGTTCACCTTGATCTCGATCGAGGTGTAGCCCTTGCCGGCGGGCAGGGTGCTGTGGACGGCGCAGGCGGTCACCGAATCCAGCAGCGTACAGATCAGCCCGCCGTGAATCGCGCCTATCGGGTTGTAGGCGGATTCGTCTGGCCGACAGGCGAATTTGGCACGCCCGTACTCGGCTTCGACGATCGCGAACTCCATCAGACCACTGATCGGCGGCTGCGGCAGAAGGCCGTCGGCCATCGCCTGCAGGTAGTCCAGGCCCGCCATGGTGAGCCCTTTGGCGGTGCCGGGGCCAGGATCACGCCACGTGACGGTCTTCGAGCGCTGTGGACCCCAATCGGCGCGCGCTTCGGTGTCGGTCAGTTCTGCGGTCATCGCTTGTCCTTCAACGTGGTCATCGACGGGTAGTGGCGTTCGCGATCCGGATCGTCGAGGGCGACGGCGTGCACCTTGCCCCACTCCAGCAGGGCGTCCAGCACGGGGATCAGCGCCTCGCCCGATGGGGTCAGTCGGTACTCGTAACGCGGAGGACCGCTTTGGTATTGCGACCGGGCGACGACCCCGGCGTGCTCCAACACCTTCAAGCGGGCCGCGATGCGGTCGCGTGGGGCGCCGGTACCCCGCACGATATCGGTGAAGTGGGTGGCTCCCAGCGCGATCTCGCGCACGACGAGCAGCGCCCAACGCTCTCCGACGAGTTCGAGTGCCGCGGCGATAGGGCACGGCCGACCCGGGAGTTCGGCCAGTGGCAATGACGGTGCCGGGCTCATACAACACAGCGTGCCACGACTGAGTTTGAAAATCAAACTAACGGTGCGTCGGCTGCTGTG
It encodes the following:
- a CDS encoding PaaI family thioesterase gives rise to the protein MTAELTDTEARADWGPQRSKTVTWRDPGPGTAKGLTMAGLDYLQAMADGLLPQPPISGLMEFAIVEAEYGRAKFACRPDESAYNPIGAIHGGLICTLLDSVTACAVHSTLPAGKGYTSIEIKVNYLKAVRLSSGLLTATGTVVKSGARVGFSEGVVTDGSGAVVATATSTLLIFDL
- a CDS encoding winged helix-turn-helix transcriptional regulator, whose amino-acid sequence is MSPAPSLPLAELPGRPCPIAAALELVGERWALLVVREIALGATHFTDIVRGTGAPRDRIAARLKVLEHAGVVARSQYQSGPPRYEYRLTPSGEALIPVLDALLEWGKVHAVALDDPDRERHYPSMTTLKDKR